A stretch of Equus caballus isolate H_3958 breed thoroughbred chromosome 11, TB-T2T, whole genome shotgun sequence DNA encodes these proteins:
- the OR2T86 gene encoding olfactory receptor family 2 subfamily T member 86 has protein sequence MVWVGNQTLISHFIFLGLFTHSPLHIFLFSITMIMFLMALSGNGLMILLINVSPHLHTPMYFFLSWLSLMDLMLISTIVPRMAVDFLMGHGSISFTGCGLQILFFLTLTGGECFLLAFMAYDRYVAISNPLRYSVVMSRRVCWLMVSGSWLFGLVDGLIQAVFTLSFPYCGSQEIDHFFCDVPAVLKLACADTSLYETMIYVCCILMLLLPFSVISASYLKILVAVLCMRSAEGRQKAFATCSSHMAVVSLFYGAAMITYMRPQTYHSSKQDKVVSVFYTMITPMLNPLIYSLRNKEVARALKQLLRRCLCSRGQG, from the coding sequence ATGGTCTGGGTGGGAAACCAGACTCTCATCTCCCACTTCATTTTCCTGGGCCTCTTCACCCACTCGCCACTccacatcttcctcttttccatcACCATGATCATGTTTTTGATGGCTCTCTCTGGCAACGGGCTCATGATCCTCCTCATCAATGTCAGCCCCCACctgcacacccccatgtacttcttcctcagctGGCTGTCACTCATGGACCTCATGCTCATCTCCACCATTGTGCCACGGATGGCCGTTGACTTCCTCATGGGCCATGGCTCCATCTCCTTCACAGGCTGTGGGCTCCAGATCCTCTTCTTCCTTACCCTCACAGGGGGTGAGTGCTTCCTGCTGGCTttcatggcctatgaccgctatgtggccatcagCAATCCCCTGAGATACTCAGTGGTCATGAGCCGCCGTGTATGCTGGCTCATGGTATCAGGCTCCTGGCTCTTTGGCCTGGTAGATGGGCTGATTCAGGCTGTCTTCACTCTAAGCTTTCCCTACTGTGGCTCCCAGGAGAttgaccacttcttctgtgatgTCCCTGCTGTGCTCAAGCTGGCCTGTGCTGACACCTCTCTCTACGAGACCATGATCTATGTCTGCTGTATCCTCATGCTGCTCCTGCCCTTCTCTGTCATCTCTGCCTCCTACCTGAAGATCCTAGTGGCTGTGCTCTGTATGCGTTCTGCTGAAGGTCGTCAGAAGGCCTTTGCTACCTGCTCATCCCACATGGCAGTGGTCTCCCTCTTCTACGGGGCCGCCATGATCACCTACATGAGGCCCCAGACCTACCACTCCTCCAAACAGGACAAGGTGGTCTCTGTCTTCTATACCATGATCACCCCTATGCTCAACCCGCTCATCTACAGCTTGAGGAACAAGGAAGTGGCCAGGGCTCTCAAACAACTCCTGCGGAGGTGTCTTTGTAGTAGGGGGCAGGGTTAG